Genomic DNA from Catellatospora sp. TT07R-123:
GTCTCCCGCAAGGCCGCCGACGGCACCACCCAGGACGAGGCCGTCTACACGGTCGAGGCCAAGAACGGCACGCCGCTGAAGACCACGCTCGACCAGGCCGCCCAGATCGCCGCCGAGAAGGCCGTGGCCACGGTGAAGCAGCGCAGCGCGCTGGTCGCGATCCGGGTCAGCGACGGGAAGATCATCGCGGTGGCCAACAGCGGCGACGAGAACCTGGCCTTCAACGCCCAGGTGCCGCCGGGCTCCACCTTCAAGACCATCACCGCGTACGCGCTGCTGGATGCGGGCAAGGTCACCCCGACCACCCTCGTGAACTGCCCGAAGTTCATCACCGTCGACGGGCGCCAGTTCAAGAACTCGCACTTCCTGGAGCTGGGCAACGTCCAGTTCCACGTCGACTACGCCAAGTCCTGCAACACCGCGTTCGCCTCGCTCGCCCCGCAGCTGGGCCCGGACGGGCTGGCCACCGCCGCCGCCACGCTCGGCCTGGGCCAGGCCTGGGACCTGGGCACGCCCGCGTTCACCGGCAAGGTGTCGGCCAACGGGTCGGCCACCGAGCAGGCCGCGGCCGCGTTCGGCCAGGGCCAGACCATCGTCAGCCCGGTCGCCATGGCCGGGGTCGCGGCGGCGGTCGCCCGCGGCCAGTGGAAGCAGCCGGTCCTGCTGCTCGACCCCGCCCCGGCCAAGCCCGCCGCCGACGGCGCGCCGCTGAAGGACGCCGTGCTGGCCGCGCTGCGGCCGATGATGCGCGAGGTGGTCACCGACGGCACGGCGACGCTGCTCAAGGACGTCCCCGGCGGCCCGGTGCAGGGCAAGACCGGCACCGCCGAGTACGACGACAACCCCGACCACAGCCACGCCTGGTTCATCGGATGGCAGGGCGACATCGCGTTCGCGGTGTTCGTCGAGGCGGGCTACCGCCCGTCCGACACCGCCGTGCCGATCACGGAGGCGTTCCTGCGCGGCCTGCGCTGACGGGTCCCGCTTACGACGATGGGCAGGCGGTCTGGCGGACCGCCT
This window encodes:
- a CDS encoding penicillin-binding transpeptidase domain-containing protein; the protein is MALRVTARPKIILSLLSLTLLFPALAACSEEAGPAPMLDAFLAGWPKTTFENVNFVKASGERLDPAAVGTELRALEGTLAQTPPTVTKKSDPVISAELATAEVAVKQPLPNGTTWEYTTTVRMSKAKDAWRVIWEPAVVHPKLTFGDALTVRRIAPVRAGVLDGAGEPIVKPRPVVVVGVQPRDVKDLDQLVKDLDDILKGAKVDVSVADLATKVKAAQPTAFVEVVPLRREAYDPIRDKLRALPGAVFREEQWLLSPTRTFARALLGTVGPVTKEIMDAKPTVYAMGDQAGLGGMQRQYDDLLHGTAGIKVVVSRKAADGTTQDEAVYTVEAKNGTPLKTTLDQAAQIAAEKAVATVKQRSALVAIRVSDGKIIAVANSGDENLAFNAQVPPGSTFKTITAYALLDAGKVTPTTLVNCPKFITVDGRQFKNSHFLELGNVQFHVDYAKSCNTAFASLAPQLGPDGLATAAATLGLGQAWDLGTPAFTGKVSANGSATEQAAAAFGQGQTIVSPVAMAGVAAAVARGQWKQPVLLLDPAPAKPAADGAPLKDAVLAALRPMMREVVTDGTATLLKDVPGGPVQGKTGTAEYDDNPDHSHAWFIGWQGDIAFAVFVEAGYRPSDTAVPITEAFLRGLR